Proteins co-encoded in one Carassius auratus strain Wakin unplaced genomic scaffold, ASM336829v1 scaf_tig00028353, whole genome shotgun sequence genomic window:
- the LOC113079518 gene encoding sodium-coupled neutral amino acid transporter 3-like, with translation MELQKLTNGHHQDFQHLEEGESPEREEFLPHKSDGETPPQFTDFEGKTSFGMSVFNLSNAIMGSGILGLSYAMSNTGIILFLILLTFIAVLSSYSVHLLLRSAGVVGIRAYEQLGKRAFGHPGKILAALVITMHNIGAMSSYLFIVKYELPLVIQAFLGLQHSSGEWFLNGNYLIIVVSILIILPLALMRRLGYLGYTSGFSLTCMVFFLISVIYKKFNIPCPFDGFTNHTAENISMDGECEAKYFTINQQTAYTVPILAFAFVCHPEVLPIYTELRNPTKRRMQAIANVSILGMFVMYLLTAIFGYLTFYLNTEAELLHTYSKVDPLDTLILCVRLAVLVAVTLTVPVVLFPIRRALLQLLFPDKPFHWVRHISIALCLLFVVNVLVISVPNIRDIFGIIGATSAPSLIFILPGLFYIRIVSTEPMNSRPKIQAACFTALGFIFMSMSLTFITLDWVYGENRSGGGH, from the exons ATGGAACTTCAGAAGCTAACAAACGGTCACCACCAAGACTTTCAACATCTTGAGGAAGG AGAGTCACCTGAACGAGAGGAGTTTTTACCACACAAGAGTGATGGAGAAACCCCCCCTCAGTTTACAGAT TTTGAAGGAAAGACGTCATTTGGAATGTCTGTCTTCAACCTCAGCAatgccatcatgggcagtgggaTTCTGGGACTGTCTTACGCCATGTCCAACACTGGTATCATTCTCTTTCT GATCTTGTTGACCTTCATTGCTGTCTTGTCATCATACTCTGTCCATCTTCTGCTGAGGAGCGCAGGGGTTGTAG GGATTCGCGCTTATGAACAACTGGGTAAACGAGCATTTGGACACCCGGGAAAAATACTGGCAGCTCTTGTCATAACAATGCATAACATTGGTG ctATGTCTAGCTACCTCTTCATTGTGAAGTATGAATTACCTCTGGTTATTCAGGCTTTCCTTGGCCTTCAGCACAGCAGTGG TGAGTGGTTCCTGAATGGCAACTATCTGATCATCGTTGTGTCCATTTTAATCATCTTGCCCCTAGCCCTGATGAGACGACTTG GGTACTTGGGTTACACCAGTGGCTTCTCTCTGACGTGTATGGTTTTCTTCCTGATCTCA GTCATCTATAAGAAGTTCAACATCCCTTGTCCTTTTGATGGTTTCACCAACCACACTGCTGAAAACATATCTATGGACGGTGAATGTGAAGCCAAATACTTCACTATCAACCAGCAG ACAGCCTACACAGTTCCCATCTTGGCCTTCGCTTTTGTATGCCACCCTGAGGTGCTGCCGATCTACACCGAGCTGCGCAA TCCCACAAAAAGACGCATGCAGGCCATTGCCAACGTGTCCATCCTGGGGATGTTTGTCATGTATCTGCTCACTGCCATCTTTGGCTACCTCACCTTTTATT TAAACACAGAGGCAGAACTTCTACACACCTACAGCAAGGTGGATCCTCTGGATACGCTCATCCTGTGTGTGCGTCTGGCCGTGCTGGTGGCTGTGACTCTGACTGTTCCTGTTGTGCTCTTCCCG ATTCGCAGAGCCCTCCTTCAGCTTCTATTCCCTGATAAACCTTTCCATTGGGTGCGTCACATCTCTATTGCATTGTGTCTCCTTTTTGTAGTCAACGTGCTTGTCATTTCTGTGCCCAACATTCGTGACATTTTCGGCATCAttg GTGCAACCTCTGCTCCAAGCTTGATCTTCATCCTCCCAGGTCTTTTTTACATCCGTATCGTTTCCACCGAACCAATGAACTCAAGACCAAAAATTCAG GCTGCCTGCTTCACTGCTCTGGGCTTCATCTTTATGAGCATGAGTTTGACGTTCATCACGCTGGATTGGGTCTATGGAGAGAATCGAAGTGGAGGAGGTCACTGA